In Gimesia benthica, a single window of DNA contains:
- a CDS encoding amidohydrolase family protein → MIYDVNVYLSQWPFRRLPNDDTASLVRKLKQNQIQQALAGSFDGLLHKDLMSVNQRLVTECQTKGEGILVPVGSINPRLPGWEADVIACHEKWKMPGIRLHPNYHEYELSDPAVKKLFAQAAERGLFIQIAMRMEDERTHHPLVRVPDVNFEALPGLMKQHDQLQVTVLNGMKSLRGAKLTRLTENPNLTIEIAMLEEVGGIEKLMKQVPYQQILFGSYYPFFYLESSLNKLRESQLGQEIETKIIWENAQNRFVKRQS, encoded by the coding sequence ATGATTTATGACGTCAACGTTTATCTCTCACAGTGGCCGTTCCGGCGTCTGCCCAATGATGATACTGCTTCCCTGGTCAGAAAGCTCAAACAGAATCAGATTCAACAGGCCCTGGCCGGCAGTTTCGATGGACTGCTCCACAAAGATCTGATGTCGGTGAATCAAAGGCTGGTTACAGAGTGTCAGACTAAAGGGGAAGGCATCCTGGTTCCCGTCGGCAGCATTAACCCGCGACTTCCAGGCTGGGAAGCGGATGTCATTGCCTGTCATGAAAAGTGGAAGATGCCCGGCATTCGGCTGCATCCGAATTATCACGAATACGAACTCAGTGATCCTGCCGTGAAGAAGCTGTTTGCCCAGGCAGCCGAGCGTGGACTGTTCATCCAGATTGCCATGCGGATGGAAGACGAACGGACGCATCATCCGCTGGTGCGCGTGCCCGATGTGAATTTTGAAGCCTTGCCGGGCCTGATGAAACAGCATGACCAGTTGCAGGTTACCGTATTGAATGGGATGAAGTCACTACGAGGAGCGAAGCTGACCCGCTTGACGGAAAACCCGAACCTGACGATTGAGATCGCGATGCTGGAAGAAGTAGGCGGGATCGAGAAGCTGATGAAACAGGTTCCGTATCAGCAGATCCTGTTTGGTTCTTATTATCCGTTTTTCTACCTGGAATCGAGCCTGAATAAACTCAGGGAATCACAGCTGGGGCAGGAAATTGAAACCAAAATTATCTGGGAGAATGCACAGAACCGGTTCGTGAAGAGACAATCGTAA
- a CDS encoding amidohydrolase family protein, whose protein sequence is MIWDLHCHLSGVDGKTVDERIAQLMVYADRMGVERLVFFMGWPFLIDPTPKQFREQNDQVMQAISHWHDRAFGFVYLNAKYVDESLEELDRCVKNGPMIGVKLWVAARCNDPAIDPIIKRAGELKALIYQHTWFKTGGNLTGESTPSDLAMMAARHPEIPIIAGHTGGDWELGLRAIQNSPNLYAGIGGSDPTAGMTEMAVRTLGAERVLYGSDIGGRSFSSQLAKVQGADIPEVSKRLILGGNLKRLLTPILNEKGIKV, encoded by the coding sequence ATGATCTGGGACCTGCACTGCCACCTCTCCGGGGTGGATGGAAAAACGGTCGATGAACGCATCGCCCAGTTGATGGTCTATGCAGACCGGATGGGCGTAGAACGCCTGGTCTTTTTTATGGGCTGGCCCTTTCTGATCGATCCGACGCCCAAACAGTTCCGCGAGCAGAATGATCAGGTCATGCAGGCCATCAGCCACTGGCACGATCGGGCGTTTGGCTTCGTCTATCTGAACGCCAAGTATGTGGATGAAAGTCTGGAAGAACTGGACCGCTGCGTGAAAAATGGTCCCATGATCGGTGTTAAGTTGTGGGTCGCTGCCCGCTGTAATGATCCCGCCATCGATCCGATTATTAAACGCGCGGGGGAACTCAAGGCCCTGATCTATCAGCATACCTGGTTTAAAACCGGGGGGAACCTGACAGGCGAATCGACGCCCAGCGACCTGGCGATGATGGCAGCCAGACATCCCGAGATCCCCATCATCGCCGGCCACACCGGAGGCGACTGGGAACTGGGTCTGCGGGCGATTCAGAACAGCCCGAATCTCTATGCGGGAATTGGTGGCTCCGATCCGACGGCCGGGATGACGGAGATGGCAGTCCGCACTTTAGGAGCAGAACGTGTGCTGTATGGCAGCGATATTGGCGGCCGCAGTTTTTCATCTCAACTGGCAAAGGTTCAGGGAGCCGATATTCCCGAAGTGTCTAAACGACTGATTCTGGGTGGTAACCTCAAGCGACTGTTGACCCCCATTTTGAATGAAAAGGGGATCAAAGTATGA